The sequence GGTATCTAAAGGCAGAAATAGAGAACCGGGTTCTCAACCAAAAGatgtttctcaaagaaaaataaattttgaattgaGGCAGACCCCTGGTTCAATCACTGTTATAGCCCTAGGATATTAAGGCAGAGCATTCAACAGATGTTATGGTAAGAAAGTAAGTGCTCAGACGTTCTAATTTCTGAAGCAATACCCCAACTCAGGTCTTGTACTTCAGATTTCTCTTCCTTAACTGAGTGAGCACATTCCAGGTACAACAATCCCTATTATATTTGTAGAATTATGTGGGTATAAGGGGAAATAGTATTTGGGAGCGTGGGGGTATTATTATCTGAAATCTAACAAAGATACATTGTCAGCTATGATCCTTAAAAGACATTCGGGGAAAATTTAAGTGCATATATTTTCACCATTGCCCAGATCTACAAAAGCTGAATGGACTGAcaccaaatattttcttaatttggtaGCTTTCATATCAGGAATGATCAGATTTAGTTTAGTCATTAAACCTCAATAACCAAATAATAACCTTAAGACAATGGATCCTTTGTTGAATACTCAGTCAGAAGAACAATGGTGACAATGATATCACCCCAAAAATAGGAAGACAAGTGAAGTCAATCGTCTATGTTTAAAAATGGGGAAGGTTAGGAAACGACTTAATTTCACAGTAGAGATGTTACCTCCGTAATTCTAAATTTACACAGACACATCAAAATCCTAAATAATCCCCGAAAGCTAGTATAGTTTCAAGAGTGCTAGCTACCTTGTGAAAATGTGAAAGTAGAGTTGTGATTCCTTCCCTAAAGTTGCAAGGGGAAAACAATCCCAATTTATGGAGTgggttagtttttcttttaaaaagaaatacataaatgggacgcctgggtggctcagtcggttgagcatcctacttctgctcaggtcatgatcccgcggtttgtgagttccagccgagcccgctttgagttctgtgtctccctctctctctgctcctcccctgctcatgctctgtctctctctctccttcaaaaataaaaataataatgataataattaaaaaataaatacataaaaatacaggcataataaattttttctcttttatttaatctTGGAATATGTCTCTAAACAGATCATGGAATGAAAATTGAATCCCATTGCCTCCTTTCAATTGAAATAAGCAAAATACAGTCTATAATGAGAAAGCACCAAGAAgcataattatttcaattttgcTGTTAGGATGGGAACAAAAAGCTCATTCCTTATGTTTTACAGAACTActatcatttctttctccttgactCAATTGATTTTTGGTGTGTGTAGCATTCTATGCAAATGAAACCCCAAACTTATGAGCATTTTAACTAAactactacatttaaaaatttaagagaataatAATTGATATTGGTAGAACTAACTCCATTATGAACAGCTTCAGAAAGCTTCaggtttcttccttccattttaaaaataaagtatgtgaaGAATTTCACTTGTGAAGTAAAGCTATttagacattaaaatattaatgtgaaAATTTGCTTAAGCAACAGAAGGTTGAGAGAGAGCCCAAAGCTTAAAAAgtggaagatattttttttttctcacaatacGGTTCTCTTTATTACCAGTGCTAGTACTTTCCTATTGTTCTATTCAGAAAGACAACCTGGTACTGGATGTTTTCTTCAGGATCTCAAAAAGCTGCTATAATGTTGTAATTTTCTATGATCAAATTTAATGCCTTGTATACAGTaggagtttaataaatatttttgaactaaCAGTGGGAATCTAATATCCATTATTAACCGTCACATTTTGTATTCAACTATAAAACTTCAGAGCTTCACCACAGATgactttaattattttcaattctgTGAAATGCTTGAATTCACAATTTGCTGGACTACCTGAGTTCAGTGTATTACAGGGGATAAATCTGCGTCTTATGGATTAGCTCCTATTTAATTAAGGTAACAAAAATTTGACCAGAATCTTATTTAGTATTAAAGAGTTAAAATCAAGTAATGGTAAGTAACAACcacaaatattctcattttccttatcttgAAAAGAAGGGATGATATTCTAAATTTCTTATCTATAGGCTTAGGTctattataaacatttgtataaaataatgtaataagtAAGAATGtttattgttaaagaaaaattattcatgacACTAGCTAAACATAATagggaagactttattcaagaggAATTACTGAAATAGGAGTTTTGCAGAGACTGGGCTCAACTCCAAATACAACAATGGCAAGTGTGCCTTTATAGCCAAGAAACAGAGTGGGGGTCAGTAGATGGAATAAGAGGAAACATTAAGGCTAGAAGGAGTCTTGCTAGAAGACACAAGATTGTGATATTAGGGCCAGAAATTTCATCAAGTATCTGATATTTGGTCAGATATCTAGGGTGATCAGATACCATGGGTGAGGCATTTGCAGTAAACAGGCTCAGCAAGATTCTTGCTAACATTGGGCTAAGTGGATTAAGGACTGAGCCTGAGGTTGGGACCTAGTCAAGAAGTGGACTTAGAAGACCCTGATTCTAGGAAAGAGAGTCTTTACCATTTTTCTGAATGAAATGGTTAAGACCTTacagaaaatgttctcaaatacATGATGTCTATCTACTTACACATTCTTCAGTCAGTCATACTTTCTCAGCTGTGCTTTTAATGTGACTTTAAATAATCGTATTATTGAGTCATGTAGTGACTGTTTTAACtagcagaaagaaatgagatgatTAATTCAGTTtcctcagaaagaaataaagaaagaagaaagaaagaaagaaagaaagaaagaaagaaagaaagaaggaaaagaaagaatcagataACATTAGTCCTGCCTGACTGGACTTTATGAATAAAGCTTTCTGTGGTCAAATTAGTTTGGGAAACTCTTGACACTGTATTGACTCCATTAGAAAGTTACAATGAATATTTGCAAGTAAAAGGCTCTGAGGATACCTACGTTCAAGGAATctttacatttcctttaaattcaAGTTTTCCAATTTACTTGACAGTGGAACTCTTTTAAAAACAGTGAGTGCAGAACTAGTGTTCTAAGAAGTACACTTTAGAAAGCCCTCCATTAGGGGCTCAGTCAAGCATgggactccggctcaggtcatgatctcatggtttctcgctgtcagctcagagcctggagcctgctacagattctgtgtctccctctctgtctgcccctcccctgtgctcactctgtctctctcaaaaataaacatttaaaaaataaaaagaagaagaaaatgtaaaattaaggtATTCCATTAATTGGTATGATATAAGGCATTGCTGCCAGATAATGGAGCATGTTGTCTCTAAGTTTCCCATATCAGAAAAGTTTAAGCAATGGCTGGAAAATCATATTCAAGGAGCATAGTTGAAAGTATTTCCAAACTGGTTAAAACCATtgtatattacattattatatatcataataatattttcaagtaaatATCTTTATACTCATATATTTGCATGTTCTTAGGATAAAAGCTTAATCAAAGGGTGtgcatgttttcaattttaatgcaGTACATCCTTCAAAAAGTTATAACAATCTACACCcagatcaacaaatatttaaaaaggaagtgtCTGTTTCTCCATGTCCCTATAACTACACTAACAAATGTACCTAGCCTTTGAAAGTCTTCTGAGCTGATGGTGGCCAAGTTCTTTCCACATATTTCTTCCTTGATGAGTGATCTGTGACTTGTTTACTTATATCACTTATCcaaggtttaaaatttttatttttattatttttttttaatttgtggatTCAACAGTTTCTTTTTGAAGAGCTCTACCTGTGTTAAGGATATTAATATTTGTGGCAGCTTTTACCGTATAGCTAGCTTCTGGTGTTAGTTCAGGCTGTTAATTTTCCAGAGATGTTTTACACATTTATGTGTTTAAAGTTATCCTTTTCTTTGTGGATCATGGTTTGGATATTTGCTTAATAATCTAGGTTTATAGAGTAAATTCTGTATAatttacacattattttatttttactcatattTAACCCATCTGCATATTGTTAGACTACTATATGTCAATAAAGTTATAAGTAGATGTAAGTCCAGGTTTCCTGATAGCCTACTGTCCCAAGGATTTCAAATGCAAACTTTGCTGTATGCTATAAACTCATTTGTACTTGGACTAATTTTGGggatattatattttcttctgttgggTTTAATGTTTACTCTTGTTTTATTAATTCTCTCCTTTGATTACtgagtctttaaaataaattccactaACTGGTAGAGTAAGTTCCCcctcattacatttttatttttccaaatcttcTTGCTTATGCTCACACATTCATACTTCCAAATTAACATTATAATTACTTTGCCAAATCCCTACCGCCAAATTCCAGTCTTCCCATATTTTCCAAATTGGAACTTTGATTTGCAATTGCATTACAGTTGGGGAATAATTCAGAGAGAGTTGACATATGATATTATTGTTATTGAATCTTCCCATCGTGGTTGTGTGGTCATtcacgtacgtgtgtgtgtgtgtgtgtgtgtgtgtctttaagaaaaatgtatgcTTTCCTTCATCTATGCCCTTtgcaatttttgttattttttcttatttcacattTAGTTTCTCCTAAGTCCttatgtttccttgtttgttaCTATTGGCACACAGGAAAATTATTGATTAAAATAGTGGTTTCAGACCCTAtcctattagaaaaaaatagtaattctagaaaatattattatttgaaaataaataaattgatcaGCTGTGTTGCTGTTTATGAGAATTATCAATGTATGGAATAGATTAGTGATCCTGCATTATTGTAATTGTGCAAATCTATTTAATATCATCATAGTCCATGCTCCATTAGACACTAAACTCTggtaaatttgttatttttaaaattttatctgtgatgcatacatatatatttatacatttacactcactattatttcaaaatttttgctttgcttatgtatgtgtgcctgtgtataactgtattacattttaaaaaatagaatgtatgAGGAATTGGCACTAATCAATTCTGCGATATAAAGTTACTAAACTAATAACAGTGTGTTTATTAGGCTGGAGTAACAATGAGGCCCTAAAATGTAATGGCTTCGCACAATGGAAATTCATTTCTTATCCATATGACACAAGATTTAAttacctactttttaaaattttaagtacctgtttttcttctgtatttcagaCCAATAAAGCAGGTGTTTCTTCTTGGAAAATGACCCTTCTAAATGTTTGCAGTTTTGTAAATAACCTGAACAGCCAAGCTGAGGAAACAGGGGAGCTTCAAGAAGACGAGCTTATTACAAGAAGGAAATTTCCCACTGCCTTAGACGGCTTTAGCTTGGAAGCGATGTTGACAATATACCAGCTCCAAAAAATCTGCCACAGCAGGGCCTTTCAACACTGGGAggtaaagcaaaaacaaaatatgaatataattatcGTTATACTAGTTAGCTCTCatttgtactgattttttttcactgcGATCATTATCATAACAGGAAGACttacaaatattaaagaagaataaacCATGTGTTGAGGTTAACATTCCTTCAGATCTTCAAAGTGTCCTTCAAATATTTGGAGTTTGGCAAAATATTATTACTTCAGTCTTAAAAGGGGGGGAGTAATATCCTAAGGCAGATTTGATCCACATGCTTTTATTGTGCTTAAACGAATGGCATACTCAGGCAATTTGTGGCGGTGGTGTGCCTACAAAATTTAAGGACTCAAAATGTGTTCTTAGAAACACGAAGTCATGTGTATTAtctataaacaaacacaaaacataaaacacaaagtttcgatttgtatttgaatatattaagcagataaaactggaaaaatccatgtatgtatatattcctaTTTCAGTTGAATACATGGATTTCAGGCATCTTTAGCCTCTAAATTAGGTCCACTAACAGCCAAGACAGCCAAATCCATTATACACAACTACACTTAAGTAGTGGATGAGTCAGTTGTATTTAAGGCCATACTAGTGATTTATTGCCTTTGGTTTTAGAATACGTGTTACtttgaaggagggaaagagaaatgaaatgcttaatttttttatttatttttaaatgtttatttatttttgagagagagagacacagagtgggggagggtcagagagagagggagacagaatctttaagggggctccaggctctgagctgtcaggatagagcccTACGccggattcaaactcatgaaggGTGAGATCAGAcgtgagtcaaagttggacgtccaaccaactgagccacccaggtgccgcagaaatgaaaatgctttaaagaaaaaaaaaattcccaacaaaggtggggaggcacctgggtggctcaggtgcttgagcctccgactcttgattttggttcatgttttgtgagttctgagtttgagccccatattgggctctgtgctgataacccagagcctgcttgagattctctctctctgcctcttcttttatcctcgctctctctcttgaataaacatttaaataggtaagtaaaaaaataaatttcccaacAAGGAAACCATTTCTCTCATATTAATCTCTAAGAGAGATTTGcttcatcttttatattttgggttaACACCAACATTGGGACTCtgagggtgtctttgctgctaaTATAACAATCCTTATATACGACTATCACAAAAATACCttgtggaaaagaagaaatgcaagacAGAACTTCTAGTGTTTATTCTAACTTGCAGACAAAAAGATGTTTTCTAGATGAAAGACCGAAAAACCTAGGTTTAATTTTACTACTCATCTCTTAATTCTAATTCCAGCTAAATAACTTAGTCTTCAAAATATTGTTTAAGtcaataaaacttgaaaaatgctaattttaacaTAAGGAAGTGTCAATTGTGTGCTATTTATCCagggattaaaaacaacaacaactcaatAACTATTATACACACAAATCAGGTGCTCATAAGATTAGaacttttgctattttatttttatttatttattatttatttatttatttttgggacagagagagacagagcatgaacgggggaggggcagagagagacggagacacagaatcggaaacaggctccaggctctgagccaccagcccagagcctgacgcggggctcgaactcacggactgcgagatcgtgacctggctgaagtcggacgcttaaccgactgcgccacccaggcgcccctaagttttgctattttaaatgttattgagtgatttaaaacaaaaactataatatCATTTAGAACATACTACAAATTATAGATTATGTTCACAGACAAACATGCAATTAAGAAATTAGGTTGTCTAACAGTAGTTcgttttccttctctgaaactgAATAGCTGTGGGTTGAAATAAAGTACTTGGTGATAGGATTCAGTTCatatgcattaaaattaaaaacttaaccTCCTGTTAGTTTTTCTTATAATGACCCTAAAGTTTAGAGGATAATCACAAgtacaaatacaatttttatcttgaacattttttttaaatttcacataaattATGTGCAAAATTCTGGGAAGAGTTCGAAATATTTTCTGCTAGCTGAAATTTGTGAATCGCAACTATACCAGAAAGAAGTATTCAGAACTAATGTTAGAATGTGGCATATTTAATGAGATTTTGGTAAGATTCTACATGGAGATGAACTCCCTAACGTTACTGAATCTGAATTTGCTTCTAATTATTAAGCACCACAATCTAAAGAGACCTTTACTGTTTCACATGTGTTAATTTCTACAACAACTAAGCTAAGCACAGCAAACAATCCTCTCTCTGAGACTGAGAAATGGACCTTTGGAATGGTTTTCAAGACAAGTCAGTAATTAActtcaagaaatataaaatcctaTTGCCTTTTAAGGCCAAACATGACTTACTGAATTCAAAACTctatgtgtgttgtgatttatgatatattttcataacattttagTCTCTCTATCATAAATTAAAGCCTGAAACATAGTCGAAGATGTACTAGTTATGTTGCTTCAGTTGGAGGTATCAGTGTATGGCCTTGACTAGAGAATCAGAAAAACCACGTTCTCATCCCGTCTCAGTTGATAGTCATCTGTCCTTGGACAAAACATTTAATTGTCTTAAACCTCATATATCTTATCCATGTATGTCTTACTGTCTGAAGAGCAAATGAGATGAAATATAGCAAAATACCCTGAAAGACATGCCACATGTAAGTTTGATTCATATTCTGCCTCTCTTGCAGTTGATTCAGGAGGATGTTCTTGATGCtggaaatgacaaaaatgaaaaggaagaggttataaagagaaaaatccctTACATTCTGAAACGTCAGCTATATGAGAATAAACCTAGAAGACCCTACATACTCAAAAGAGGTTCTTACTACTACTGAGacgataaatattttatttatatgtgattGTGTTTTATAATCCTTCACTTAAATATCAAGTTATACTTGTGTGGTAATGTGACAGTACACAACTATTGTGTCTCTTCTTACAATCGTGGTTTATTGGATGTGATTTTTCTGCATTAATATAAATTGGACTAAATGTTTTAGAATAAATCTAGATCTTGAGCATGATAATGTGTTGTGTATAATTGGAGTAGATATTAATTAAGTCACATAAAGAATGTGTTGTAATTTTGCAAAGCACTTAGTGGTTTGTTTAAACAGTCAAAAtgttggacattttttaaaaaaaattaacatttattcattattttgatagagacagagtgtgagcggggaaggggtagagagagagggagacacagaacctgaagcaggctccaggctctggactgacagcacagagcccgacgtggggctcaaactcacacaccgtcagatcatgacctgagccaaagtcggacgcttaactgactgagccacccagtcgccccaaaaTGTTCAACATTTTAAACCAAATTATGAAGGATTATAATGGAGTCCTATGGCAAAGTCTAACCTATACAGCATAAACCCAAAACAAAGTAATAgtacttcttttattatttgttttatatatatatatataaatataacatatatatttatttatatatatataaaacatatatatataaatatatatatatttatatatatataaaaatacatatataaatatatattaaatatatatatatttaattgagAGAACTACATGTTCTTTTCAAGACTCACATAACTCTCTCAGATATGGGGAAGGTAATAGTGATAAAATAGGATCATCTTAAAAGGATGATTAATGAACTATTGTCAATTATGCCTATCTTAATGAATGATCTTCAGCtgaatttgtctttctgttaacAAAACTTAATGGCTAGGAAAAAGCAGTGATCCATCAGAACCACGTTTCTCCGAAAATGCACTTCCATTAGAAGAGTTACCTTTACTGActtcccccacacacactttgaTACAGTAAATGATAACTTTAGTTTTCAATTCATTGAGGAATTTGTGTGACTATTGTTTTTTTCCAAGTAGAAAACATGTTTGAGCCAGAAGGAATACTTGAAATAATTCCTCATAAATTTCATTTAAGACCATACTTACGGACTCATACGCCCTCACGGTCTATACATTCTGCCAATAGCTGTGGGTTTTTAGGTTCTCACTCTTGTAAGTGTCTTGAAAGTCCTCTCCTCACAGGTCTGCAACCTAGTTCATAGTCATCCAAGAGGAAAAATATCAGGATTTAAGTTGTGGAATGAAGGAGGCTTCAGAACTTCATGTACCTTTGATAAGATTGCCTAGGCTAAACCCTCACTCAGTAGGATACAGCAACAGCCCGAGTCTCTGAGTTTTTCTGGTAAAACCATGACTTCTAATGACTGCTAGCCAACCATCTTTCACCATCTTATCAGCTTCAACATTAAAAAGTACCAAAGACACTGATCCTAAGATAAAATTTACTTCCCAGTAATTAAGAGTACTactctgggggagcctgggtggctcagtgtgttaagcatctgactttggttctggtcatgatttcactgttcagtTTGTgaggttcaagccccaaatctggctccctgctttcagcacagagccttctttagctcctctgtctctctctctctctgcccttccctggtgcgagttctctctctctctcaaaaataaataaatattaaaaaaaaaaaagagtgcatacTCTTGAGTCAGGATGTCAGATTCAGCCCCACTATTCACTAATAACCTTGGACAACTTTAACCTCtgtttcttcaactataaaatatgaataataattgggtttggagggggacaaaatggTCTCATacacataaaatgcttagaatgGAGCTTGGAATATATTTATAACACCCTATATTTAGAAGTTCTTCTGGCCActttcatatcatttttttttctttctctttcaaaaactaCAGAGCATAACACAATTTCATGTGAATCCTCTGTTTTCAGCAACTACTGATGTGTTAATTACTCGCTTCATCCAATATCCTTGAGGATTTCCACATACATGCACAAGAGCCATCCAATAATCTCCCTTCTTAGCTCCTGACATCTATACTTtcagtaataaacattttatccagaggtgcctaggtagctcagttggttaagtgttggactcttgattttggctcagatcatgatctcatagccttgagtttgagccccacactgggctccacgaTGGGCTtcaagcctacttaagattctctctctctccctttgctccttccctgctttctctctctctttctctctctctctctcaaattaaaaaaaaatatatattctatccTTTTCATCATCAATCACTTTATGGTCATGCCATAGAACTTTTACTACCAATACCTTCAACCTCTCCAAAATCTCAATTATAAGCATTCTACACTCTACACATCATCTTTTCACTCCAGTTCGTATAACCTAACACTCTCACTCTGACAAATCCATTATTTCAACTTCCTTCACTCTTAATACCTTTTGTTTATGGCCTTACTTTGCAATTTACTTGGCTTCGATTTTGTGAGCCAAAATTAAAATCACTGTCTTGAAACCCTCAACATCCTGATCTTCTATCCTATATGAGCCTTTGAAAACACCCAGCTAGAGACTACATGTAGGTAGGAATggttaagttgaagccaatgggATATTGAGTGGAAAAAAGGTGTGTTCAACTGGTGGGTCTTTTATAACTTAAACAGAAACTTCATTCCCTAaacttttttcctaatgttttatGTCTTGAATATGAATTGATTTTAGCCTCACAAATGAATATCATTTTCTTGAGGATGGCATTGATTGATAGAGCTTAATCCTTAAACAACTTTGTGTGGAAAAGCTGCCTCACCATCCGGGGCCAGCCATACTGTTACTTGACAGAGAAATGCATTCTAACTTACTTAGGGCACTGTATTTTTTAACCTCGTTGATACAACATCTCAaccattattttaattgttacGGTCGTTTTCGGGCCTTCTCATGGTTTATTTCTTCACAGCAATCAGATCTCTGCACTTATGTATATCCTGTCTTAAATAACCTTCATTCATGAGTCAATATCTCtacttgctctattttttttgagtatttgaaaaagaaaaaataaagtcaatgacAGCCATCACCTGGGACCTGGCCTCAGGTTTCTCCTGTTAAACACTAACAATTTCACTGAACTAAAACTTTAGACTGGGTCACTCTAACTGTGATGGCAAAAGACAATCAACAAGCCTACTCTGAGGAAATCATatcagagcaaaacaaaaacaagagcacTATAAACCACAAAAATGATCAAACATCCTCCTTTACCACATAATTTGAGTGATCGCTGCTTCTTTAGCAACTATTGCATTAATTTTGCTCTGTTCTTCCACTTCCTGGATGAAAACTATTATAATACCTAAGCAGAATTGCCCTTGCTTTTTGATAACACCCAAACCAGAGAAAACTATACTTCTGGAATATTCCCCAAAGCACTCAGCACAAGCCTAAGTCTTAAACCCTCTTATTGAGAGGCCACATGCTTTCCCAAAGAATGAGATCTCCAGTATCAATAAACCTAACTTCATGTGAGTGTATTTCCAGTGGTCTTTGACTGGTGGACATCAGTACAACACATAACATAACTTGGAATTATAtagtcatttatttacttatttgtagtATATCACTCCTACTAGAATGTGTAAGGCTCTGTGAGGACAAGGATTTTGTCTTCCTTATTCATCATTGAATTCCCAGGGTTGAGCACTAGACCTGCTAAGTATCAGCAAGGACTGGTTTCATGACTGAATAAATTAGCAACCAAAGGACTCTTTATGTTATAACAATAGGGTTTAGACATAGTTTCTACAGATTTTGAAGTCCTAAATTAGAGATTACATTTCTGAAGGATGAGTTTGAGCTCAGGTATCTACAAGAGGTCCCTGGTCTTACATGAAGCAACAGCGAATCTGAGATGTTGAAGCTCACATTCACTTACAGTGGCAGTCTGGGGGcatgtctctcatttttttccaatgctggttttcatagaaataaaaaaaaatcacagaaaaccacccccttccctgcaATACCCaaagaaatcctaagaaagaacaaagctgaaggcatcacacttcctgatttcaaattatgttacaaagctatagtgatcaaaacactatggaactggcataaaaacagatacatagaccaactGAACAAAATCAAGAGCTCATAAATAAACCACGTGTAaaggcagaatcagacctataaatacagacaacaaactgatggttgccagaagaaaGGGGATAgaagggatgggcaaaatgggtgaaggggagtgggagatacaggcttccagttatggaatgaataaatcacgtGAATAAAATGTAcatcatagggaatatagttaatgatGTTGTGATAacattgtatggtaacagatggtagctacacttgtggggagcatagcataatgtatagagaagttgaattactttgttgtacacctgaaactatgtAACATTgagtgtcaactatattcaaataaaaaataagttaataataaattaattaatttaaaaaacacaaataaaccaTGAGTATGCAATCAATTGATATTTGATAGGAAAGTCAAAACtactcaatgggaaaaggatagtctctttaataaatggcacTGGGGAAATTAGATattcacatgcagaaaaatgaaaatggatccctatcttacaccacccaccaaaaattaactcaaaatggattaagacttaaacataagacctaaaaccataggTCTCTGAGagaaaaacatagggaaaaatttctttgacattggtcttggcaatgctATTTTGAATATGACACCAGAAGCAtaagaaacaaaagctaaagcACAATAGTGAAATGTACccaactaaaaatcttctgcacaacaaaataataatcaaatgaaaaggtaacctattgaatgagagaacatatttgtaaaccatatatccaaaatatatgagaaactAATTTAACTGAGTAgccaaaataacaaacaaaaacaaaacaaaaacaaacaaaaaatcccaaaccaaataacccagttaaaaatgggacctgaataaattttgttttgcaaagaaggtatacaaatggccaacaggtataagTGCTCAACAACACTAATCATcaagggaa is a genomic window of Acinonyx jubatus isolate Ajub_Pintada_27869175 chromosome B4, VMU_Ajub_asm_v1.0, whole genome shotgun sequence containing:
- the NTS gene encoding neurotensin/neuromedin N — translated: MLKMMAAMKIQLVCMILLALSSWSLCSDSEEEMKALEADLLTNMHTSKTNKAGVSSWKMTLLNVCSFVNNLNSQAEETGELQEDELITRRKFPTALDGFSLEAMLTIYQLQKICHSRAFQHWELIQEDVLDAGNDKNEKEEVIKRKIPYILKRQLYENKPRRPYILKRGSYYY